Proteins encoded by one window of Leopardus geoffroyi isolate Oge1 chromosome X, O.geoffroyi_Oge1_pat1.0, whole genome shotgun sequence:
- the LOC123594258 gene encoding cytochrome c oxidase assembly factor 1 homolog, with the protein MPLPLGKQVLFSSVVVSGSCALTYYLIQKAFSRASYYELVLEQLHSHPESLEALCTPLNIHYLHLTDKYNFVDIASTQLKIPVSGFKSEGHLYVSSSRDAPFQRWHPQDVFLNLKDG; encoded by the coding sequence ATGCCATTGCCTCTGGGGAAACAGGTCCTTTTTTCCAGTGTAGTGGTCAGTGGGAGCTGTGCCCTTACATATTACCTTATACAAAAAGCTTTTTCCAGGGCTTCCTATTATGAGCTGGTATTGGAGCAGCTGCACAGCCACCCTGAATCCCTGGAAGCTCTGTGCACTCCTCTCAACATCCACTATCTACACCTCACTGACAAGTACAACTTTGTGGATATTGCCAGTACCCAGTTGAAGATTCCTGTCTCTGGATTCAAGTCAGAGGGCCATCTCTATGTCAGCTCATCCAGAGATGCCCCCTTTCAGAGATGGCACCCTCAGGATGTCTTCTTAAATCTCAAGGATGGTTAG